One window from the genome of Rubinisphaera margarita encodes:
- a CDS encoding c-type heme family protein, translating to MKYVTSGIAMLSLTIAFGVLVTAAVFAKDVKSTKRAAEEATAQPEPAAVKRAQKLVKELDNIFKQTIVLITDKYVHDEEDFAAGSAAVLLFETISEGGDNKVRLLDVTGEPYDPENVAQDAFEKEGVSRLKKGAAGYEQVVEKEGLSYLRSMTPVPVVMQKCVMCHPHYEGVKKGAPIGAISYTVPID from the coding sequence ATGAAGTATGTGACGTCCGGAATCGCCATGCTGTCCCTAACAATCGCATTTGGAGTCCTGGTCACTGCAGCCGTGTTCGCGAAAGACGTGAAGTCCACGAAGAGAGCAGCAGAAGAGGCGACTGCCCAGCCGGAGCCAGCCGCTGTGAAGCGAGCCCAAAAGCTTGTGAAAGAGCTGGATAACATCTTCAAGCAGACGATCGTTCTCATTACGGACAAGTATGTCCACGACGAAGAAGATTTTGCCGCCGGGAGCGCTGCGGTCCTTCTGTTCGAAACGATCTCCGAGGGAGGAGACAATAAGGTCCGGCTGCTCGATGTGACCGGCGAACCTTACGATCCCGAGAATGTGGCTCAGGATGCGTTCGAGAAGGAAGGTGTTTCGCGGCTCAAGAAAGGGGCCGCCGGCTACGAGCAGGTCGTCGAAAAGGAAGGTCTGTCCTATCTCCGTTCGATGACGCCGGTTCCCGTTGTGATGCAGAAATGCGTGATGTGTCATCCTCACTACGAGGGTGTCAAAAAGGGAGCCCCCATCGGTGCGATCAGCTATACCGTGCCGATTGACTGA
- a CDS encoding Hint domain-containing protein, whose protein sequence is MNFRAIPRELYQYVHAADTAAAFEDWATVDQAESVTRQIDENEANRIYEHLVEDERELLRSTRASDQADQAIYSQQQREAGYEWVIDENGDGSWVFASDPAERYQSSTVSTPTELTPDRASDPTWGEENLDEAAFAAEYNLNGAFGSRLGNGEGIEEIGLTEGNPGTMRGQGFERENAFAAIGRSQNQANSNPVNVAWDGNLRNQNTNGGGNPTMMTEGSPVPVSSSSGAGTQASGGATTLGGSFSRSGGSQQQIVDLWGAGNEYLGWRVDSYSTDPLGGEVIDSTYYLSNGDEVPPYPFEREVPLSENNSATDSQPPNEPPQSEGKGNISSEVDGLHSMRPREFPFDFEGPLPPGSWRAPVPEGHPGLNISPYHGTGAYYTIDGQLWELSPEDVEDLRRIRARAEDPLGTAANYFLPFSETEEQFWDRITLEAVDYRLQWSHNPPPGYVADQIHNDAARRVMNNDLQRLLQLSDTFDLITLGAAGIPMRLGKESLENGVERNVKNRLKNGAAENVADTLDGSATRGAADANQLPIVNQLPTCFVAGTPILTPSGSVPIENLKAGDYVWARSEHDPGGDIRPQRIEQTFILEAPTIAIVVEGHTIETTPDHPFFVAGKGWVPARELEENDLLAGHNDVIAPISSVFPTGEVQTVYNFRVRDDHTYFVGDDGWGFSLWVHNTYKITEIDGPNGERLYQIIDESTGNPIKDGTFDDPVKAKDRLEELEDFSVRESPFGALYGSFEDAAGVDELYGVIKIETKDEEMFLNGFKQKWIGQTPSGRWVTSFYNRTLQKFTTAKSSSHNPNY, encoded by the coding sequence GTGAACTTCCGGGCGATCCCGCGTGAGCTGTATCAGTACGTGCACGCGGCCGACACCGCGGCGGCCTTCGAGGACTGGGCCACGGTCGACCAGGCCGAGTCGGTCACGCGGCAGATCGATGAGAATGAGGCAAATCGCATCTACGAGCACCTCGTCGAAGACGAACGGGAACTGCTGCGGAGCACACGCGCTTCCGATCAGGCGGATCAGGCGATTTATTCACAACAGCAACGCGAAGCCGGTTATGAATGGGTGATCGACGAGAACGGCGACGGCTCCTGGGTCTTTGCGAGCGATCCGGCGGAGCGATATCAGTCATCAACGGTCAGCACGCCCACCGAACTGACACCGGACCGAGCATCAGATCCCACCTGGGGCGAAGAGAACCTGGATGAGGCAGCCTTCGCAGCCGAGTACAACCTGAACGGTGCGTTCGGATCAAGGCTCGGCAATGGGGAGGGGATCGAAGAGATCGGGCTGACGGAGGGCAATCCGGGAACGATGCGCGGTCAGGGCTTCGAGCGGGAGAACGCCTTCGCGGCGATCGGTAGGAGCCAGAACCAGGCGAATTCCAATCCGGTCAACGTCGCTTGGGACGGCAACCTCCGGAATCAGAATACAAACGGCGGTGGAAACCCGACGATGATGACGGAAGGGTCCCCTGTTCCTGTATCAAGTAGTTCCGGCGCAGGAACCCAAGCTAGCGGTGGCGCGACTACTTTAGGTGGATCGTTTTCGCGATCAGGTGGTTCACAACAACAAATAGTTGATTTATGGGGTGCCGGCAACGAATATCTTGGTTGGCGCGTCGATAGCTATTCAACAGATCCGCTTGGCGGCGAGGTTATCGACTCAACGTATTATCTGTCGAACGGCGACGAGGTGCCCCCATATCCCTTTGAACGTGAAGTTCCTCTTAGCGAGAACAATTCAGCTACCGACTCTCAACCACCGAACGAGCCGCCACAATCTGAGGGCAAAGGCAATATTTCGAGTGAAGTCGATGGGTTGCATTCAATGCGACCCCGCGAATTTCCTTTCGATTTCGAGGGACCCCTCCCTCCAGGGTCATGGAGAGCCCCGGTGCCGGAAGGTCATCCTGGCCTGAATATCTCTCCCTATCACGGAACAGGAGCCTATTACACGATCGACGGGCAACTGTGGGAGCTTTCCCCTGAAGACGTCGAAGATCTGCGGCGTATCAGGGCGCGAGCGGAAGATCCTTTAGGGACGGCGGCGAATTACTTCCTCCCCTTCTCTGAGACCGAAGAGCAATTTTGGGATCGAATCACCCTAGAGGCAGTCGATTACCGGCTGCAGTGGAGCCACAATCCGCCTCCAGGTTACGTGGCGGATCAGATTCACAATGATGCCGCTCGTAGGGTCATGAACAATGATCTGCAACGACTGTTACAGCTTTCGGATACTTTCGACTTGATCACCTTAGGAGCGGCTGGCATTCCGATGCGATTAGGGAAAGAATCGCTCGAAAATGGCGTGGAACGGAATGTCAAAAACAGGCTCAAGAACGGAGCGGCGGAGAACGTGGCGGATACGCTCGATGGCTCGGCGACGCGGGGAGCCGCCGATGCGAACCAGTTGCCAATTGTGAATCAACTGCCGACGTGTTTTGTTGCGGGAACGCCGATTCTGACGCCTAGTGGATCAGTTCCGATTGAAAATCTGAAGGCTGGTGACTACGTCTGGGCGCGTTCGGAACACGATCCAGGCGGAGACATTCGCCCGCAACGGATCGAACAGACATTCATTCTTGAGGCACCCACGATTGCAATTGTCGTGGAGGGTCACACAATTGAAACAACGCCGGATCACCCGTTCTTCGTGGCCGGCAAGGGCTGGGTTCCCGCACGAGAGCTGGAGGAAAATGACCTTCTTGCGGGCCACAACGACGTGATTGCGCCGATTTCTTCGGTGTTTCCCACGGGGGAAGTCCAAACCGTCTATAATTTTCGGGTTCGAGATGACCATACGTACTTCGTGGGTGACGATGGTTGGGGATTCTCGCTATGGGTGCATAACACCTACAAGATTACAGAAATCGATGGCCCAAATGGAGAAAGGCTTTACCAAATAATCGACGAATCGACTGGTAATCCAATCAAGGATGGTACATTTGATGACCCGGTAAAGGCGAAGGATCGGCTTGAGGAGCTTGAGGACTTTTCGGTCAGGGAGTCGCCATTCGGCGCGTTGTACGGCAGTTTCGAAGACGCTGCAGGAGTGGATGAACTTTATGGGGTAATTAAGATTGAAACGAAGGATGAGGAAATGTTCTTGAACGGGTTCAAACAAAAATGGATCGGACAAACGCCGAGTGGCCGATGGGTTACGTCGTTCTACAATAGAACTTTACAGAAGTTCACCACCGCAAAATCTTCTTCGCATAACCCTAACTACTGA
- a CDS encoding RrF2 family transcriptional regulator: MQLTTQTDYCLRTLMYLATREERATIQDVAALFQISVHHVAKVVTLLNRLGYIRSIRGIGGGIELARRPEEIRVGEVIARVEGNTHLLSCVGTDRSCIIDSFCKLKGVLAEAERIQQEYLNSVTLADVAPSQRRLNRI; encoded by the coding sequence ATGCAGCTGACCACCCAAACCGATTACTGCCTGCGAACCCTGATGTATCTCGCGACCCGTGAAGAGCGAGCAACCATTCAGGATGTCGCTGCGCTGTTTCAGATCTCGGTGCATCACGTCGCGAAGGTCGTCACACTCCTCAATCGCCTCGGTTACATCCGTAGTATCCGTGGCATAGGTGGTGGGATCGAACTCGCCAGACGGCCGGAAGAGATCCGGGTGGGGGAGGTCATCGCGCGTGTGGAAGGCAACACACACCTGCTGAGTTGTGTCGGTACTGACAGATCTTGCATCATTGACTCCTTCTGCAAGTTGAAGGGGGTTCTGGCAGAGGCCGAACGGATTCAGCAAGAGTACCTCAACAGCGTAACCCTGGCCGATGTCGCCCCCTCACAACGACGACTGAACCGAATTTGA
- a CDS encoding NADPH-dependent assimilatory sulfite reductase hemoprotein subunit, with protein sequence MTREGSDEKLSKVELIKEASVGLRGSIAAELADSATDRVEDATTKLLKFHGTYQQDDRDLRLSRRKEGLDKAYSFMVRNRIPGGKMTAAQFLGELDIADELGNGTIRITTRQSIQLHGVVKGNLWDVIHRINEIGLSTQSACGDVTRNVCCCPAPLRQDSLRDELQELSDQIAQFVRPRTGAYHEIWIRDLDTGESQQIDAVSESEPEPLYGNLYLPRKFKIGLALCDDNCIDVYDQDLGLLAVTEGDRLLGFNVLVGGGMGTTPSKKNCFPALAHRMAFVTREELFPVIAAIIMVQRDFGNREDRSQARMKYLIHNWGLPRFKAKVEEYLSQGEAYCNVPEGTVPRPLADPHRADVTGHDDHMGWHEQADGKWFLGLPIENGRVKDEGNLRLKTALRQLFSEHVPTARLTAQQNILLCDLDETQRPIIEQILAEHGVDTVGQISNVRRFSFACPALPTCGLAVTESERALPSVLSELEAELAEMGLAEEKFTIRMTGCPNGCARPYNADIGLVGRSVDGKTKEGKYTIFVGGNLIGTRLNVVYKDMVLRSEIVSELRPMLICFQENRKPGESLGDFCHRWGVESLPLSTDDRASAS encoded by the coding sequence ATGACGCGCGAAGGATCCGACGAGAAGTTATCTAAGGTCGAACTGATCAAGGAAGCCAGCGTGGGGCTGCGTGGCAGCATCGCCGCCGAGTTGGCAGATTCCGCCACCGATCGTGTCGAAGATGCGACGACCAAATTGCTCAAATTTCATGGAACATATCAGCAGGACGATCGTGATCTGCGTCTCTCACGACGCAAAGAAGGTTTGGACAAGGCCTATTCCTTCATGGTGCGGAATCGCATTCCTGGGGGAAAGATGACGGCTGCCCAGTTCCTGGGGGAACTTGATATCGCCGATGAACTCGGCAACGGAACGATCCGGATCACGACTCGGCAGAGTATTCAGTTGCACGGAGTAGTGAAGGGCAATCTCTGGGACGTCATCCACCGGATCAATGAGATTGGGCTTTCCACACAGTCCGCTTGCGGAGACGTGACACGAAACGTGTGTTGCTGTCCGGCACCGCTGCGTCAGGACAGTTTGCGGGACGAACTTCAGGAGCTTTCCGATCAGATCGCACAGTTCGTACGCCCTCGAACTGGTGCCTATCATGAAATCTGGATTCGCGACCTCGACACGGGAGAGAGTCAGCAGATCGACGCGGTGTCTGAGAGCGAGCCGGAGCCTCTCTACGGCAACCTGTATCTGCCTAGAAAGTTCAAGATTGGGCTCGCGCTGTGCGACGACAATTGCATTGATGTTTACGATCAGGATCTTGGACTTCTGGCCGTCACGGAAGGAGACCGCTTGCTCGGTTTCAACGTCCTTGTCGGTGGAGGGATGGGGACAACTCCCAGCAAGAAGAATTGCTTTCCAGCGCTTGCGCATCGTATGGCGTTCGTCACTCGCGAAGAACTGTTTCCAGTGATTGCCGCAATCATCATGGTGCAACGGGATTTCGGAAACCGGGAGGATCGCAGTCAGGCGCGGATGAAGTATCTGATTCACAATTGGGGACTGCCGCGTTTCAAAGCCAAGGTCGAGGAATATCTCTCGCAAGGCGAAGCGTATTGCAACGTCCCTGAAGGAACTGTTCCTCGTCCACTTGCCGATCCGCATCGGGCTGATGTCACCGGGCATGACGACCACATGGGGTGGCACGAGCAGGCCGACGGAAAATGGTTCCTGGGATTGCCCATCGAGAATGGACGGGTGAAGGACGAGGGGAACCTCAGGTTGAAGACCGCTTTGCGGCAGCTGTTCTCGGAACATGTCCCGACTGCTCGACTAACAGCTCAGCAGAACATCCTGCTTTGTGATCTCGATGAGACTCAGCGTCCCATTATAGAACAGATTCTGGCTGAACATGGTGTTGACACTGTTGGACAGATCAGCAACGTCCGCCGATTTTCATTCGCCTGTCCTGCTCTGCCGACATGCGGTCTGGCCGTTACGGAGAGCGAGCGGGCATTGCCGTCTGTGCTCTCAGAGCTCGAGGCCGAGCTTGCTGAGATGGGGCTCGCTGAAGAGAAGTTCACAATACGGATGACCGGGTGTCCGAACGGCTGCGCGAGGCCATACAACGCTGACATTGGTCTGGTCGGCCGGAGTGTCGACGGTAAGACCAAAGAAGGCAAATACACGATCTTCGTCGGCGGGAATCTGATCGGGACCCGTTTGAACGTTGTCTATAAGGACATGGTGCTCCGAAGCGAGATCGTTTCAGAGTTGCGCCCGATGCTGATCTGCTTTCAGGAGAATCGGAAGCCCGGGGAATCTCTGGGTGACTTCTGCCATCGCTGGGGTGTTGAATCGCTTCCTCTGTCGACCGATGATCGTGCATCGGCGTCTTAA
- a CDS encoding cupin domain-containing protein codes for MALDHANPGELIELRPLSERQGNGRTYTVAKSEDLELIRLILKAGKEIATHSARGTLVVHCLEGKVNFEVHGKTHEMQAGSLLYLTGGEPHALKAVEDSSLLLTIILPEHA; via the coding sequence ATGGCGCTGGACCACGCAAACCCTGGAGAGCTGATCGAGCTCAGGCCGCTGTCAGAACGACAGGGAAACGGTCGCACCTATACGGTCGCCAAGAGCGAAGATCTCGAGCTTATTCGGCTCATTTTGAAAGCTGGAAAAGAGATTGCCACGCATAGCGCCCGCGGGACGCTCGTCGTGCACTGTCTCGAAGGCAAAGTGAACTTCGAGGTGCACGGAAAGACTCATGAAATGCAGGCAGGCAGTCTCCTCTATCTGACCGGTGGAGAACCACACGCTCTGAAGGCCGTCGAGGATTCATCTCTTCTTCTGACGATTATTCTTCCAGAGCACGCGTAG
- a CDS encoding DUF1501 domain-containing protein, translating into MKSSALAGATMAGRTALGSPSAVEMPQGKAQHVIFLWLGGGMSQIDTFDPKRRGNSKASPKVAGSEYGMIDTIVPGVQFCEHLPCTAQQADRLTAIRTINHHLIDEHAFGTNFVHTGRLISGSVTYPSIGSIIGHLRGAANPDVPAYMLIGYPNVSRGPGFLGAKGGFVYLVDTESGPAGFSRPGDVTAARAERRRQLLRPLTESVPEGSVIEQYQAAQAEAMRLAGPEFMRHFQLNDEPAELRNAYGGEFGQRCLLARRLVQAGVRFIEVSHNLNFINGTGWDTHNEGQQNQHLLIQELDVALSTLMTDLEQQGILDKTLIALGTEFGRPAAYDGRGGRGHQGTCFSLVLAGGGLKHRGALGVTDELSKTIVERPVSIPDFHATIHAAIGINPTHELYDGSRPVPITDGGQPVAELFG; encoded by the coding sequence ATGAAGTCGAGTGCACTGGCCGGAGCCACGATGGCCGGCCGCACGGCGTTGGGCTCGCCAAGTGCTGTCGAGATGCCGCAGGGGAAGGCCCAGCATGTTATCTTTCTCTGGCTAGGTGGCGGCATGTCTCAGATCGACACGTTCGATCCGAAGCGCCGTGGCAACTCGAAAGCCTCTCCGAAAGTTGCTGGTTCGGAGTACGGCATGATCGATACGATCGTGCCCGGCGTCCAGTTCTGCGAGCATCTTCCTTGCACCGCACAGCAGGCCGATCGCCTCACTGCGATTCGGACCATCAATCACCACCTCATCGATGAGCACGCCTTTGGCACCAACTTCGTCCATACGGGACGCCTCATCAGCGGCAGCGTTACCTATCCCTCCATCGGTTCGATCATCGGACATCTGCGGGGAGCAGCCAATCCGGATGTTCCTGCCTACATGCTGATCGGTTACCCGAATGTCAGCCGCGGTCCCGGCTTCCTGGGTGCGAAGGGGGGATTCGTCTATCTCGTTGACACCGAAAGCGGTCCGGCCGGATTCTCTCGACCAGGGGATGTGACAGCCGCCCGAGCGGAACGTCGCCGACAATTGCTGAGGCCGTTGACCGAGAGCGTGCCAGAGGGATCGGTCATCGAGCAGTATCAGGCCGCCCAAGCCGAAGCGATGCGGCTTGCCGGTCCCGAGTTCATGCGTCACTTCCAGTTGAATGACGAGCCGGCTGAGTTACGCAACGCCTATGGGGGCGAGTTCGGACAGCGATGTCTACTGGCTCGACGTCTGGTGCAGGCCGGAGTCCGATTCATCGAAGTCTCGCACAACCTGAACTTCATCAACGGCACCGGCTGGGATACCCATAACGAAGGGCAGCAGAACCAGCATCTGCTCATCCAGGAACTTGACGTTGCACTGTCTACTCTGATGACAGATCTCGAACAGCAGGGAATTCTTGATAAGACTTTGATCGCACTCGGCACCGAGTTCGGACGCCCGGCTGCGTACGATGGACGGGGAGGAAGAGGGCATCAGGGAACCTGTTTCAGCCTGGTGCTGGCAGGGGGCGGTCTCAAGCATCGCGGAGCTCTCGGAGTGACCGACGAATTGAGCAAAACGATTGTCGAACGACCTGTCTCCATTCCCGATTTTCATGCGACGATCCACGCGGCGATCGGTATCAATCCGACTCATGAACTGTACGATGGTTCCCGCCCAGTCCCCATTACCGATGGCGGCCAGCCCGTCGCCGAGCTGTTTGGCTGA
- a CDS encoding GyrI-like domain-containing protein, with protein sequence MLIQQFPVRPLYGIEVRASVLSRDEIFSLWKHFEEENIADQIPARVDGRLIAAYHSYEENNFRTCSHFLGCEVIDVPCAADGFCLREIPAGEYAVFQARGEMPLALLDTWTQINDLELCRNFSLDFEVYDPAIPGQVQIFVGIHSKFAILR encoded by the coding sequence ATGCTGATTCAGCAGTTCCCTGTTCGTCCACTCTATGGAATCGAAGTACGAGCTTCCGTGCTTAGCCGCGATGAAATCTTCTCTCTCTGGAAGCACTTCGAAGAGGAGAATATCGCGGATCAGATTCCCGCCCGAGTGGATGGTCGACTCATTGCCGCCTATCACAGTTACGAAGAGAACAACTTCCGCACGTGTTCGCATTTTCTAGGATGTGAAGTGATCGACGTACCCTGCGCTGCGGATGGATTCTGCCTGCGTGAGATCCCCGCCGGAGAATATGCGGTCTTCCAGGCACGAGGCGAGATGCCTTTGGCCCTGCTGGACACCTGGACTCAGATCAACGATCTGGAACTGTGTCGAAATTTCTCGCTCGATTTCGAGGTGTACGATCCCGCGATTCCAGGCCAGGTGCAGATCTTCGTGGGAATACATTCCAAGTTTGCGATTCTGAGATGA
- a CDS encoding transposase: MTESTYRPDSAWVCRQTKWFAEQTQERDKKPAIVVHDLDAKFTRKFRETVKAQNMKTNPLPKASQKLNGRCERFIETIKLECLNKFIVFGRRHLDYVTDSFVKYYNHHRSHMERDHLPPIRELLDEVVTIAFDELEVGSYVGGLVKSFAKKAV, from the coding sequence GTGACGGAGTCAACGTACCGGCCCGACTCAGCCTGGGTCTGCCGACAGACGAAGTGGTTTGCGGAGCAGACTCAGGAGCGAGATAAGAAGCCAGCGATCGTAGTGCACGACCTGGATGCGAAGTTCACGCGGAAGTTCAGAGAGACCGTGAAGGCTCAGAACATGAAGACCAATCCGCTGCCAAAGGCATCACAGAAATTGAACGGCCGTTGTGAGCGATTCATTGAGACGATCAAGCTGGAGTGTCTCAACAAGTTCATAGTGTTCGGAAGGCGGCACCTCGATTACGTGACGGATTCGTTCGTGAAGTATTACAACCATCACCGGAGCCACATGGAGCGGGATCATCTGCCGCCGATCCGGGAGCTGCTGGACGAGGTAGTGACGATTGCGTTCGACGAGCTTGAGGTGGGGTCGTACGTGGGTGGGCTGGTGAAGTCGTTTGCGAAGAAAGCTGTATAG
- a CDS encoding Rieske (2Fe-2S) protein yields the protein MKDAVRIANRADFATTSAQVVEFAGRDVVVFAIGENFYAVDNYCPHAGYTLHDGELNGTTVACALHGAEFDLTTGKCVGGVPCEDITAYDVIIDEEGDISIGMEQIDE from the coding sequence ATGAAGGATGCAGTCAGAATCGCGAATCGCGCGGATTTTGCCACCACATCTGCACAGGTCGTTGAGTTTGCAGGCAGAGATGTCGTGGTGTTCGCGATCGGCGAGAACTTTTACGCAGTTGATAACTACTGTCCTCATGCCGGTTATACCCTGCACGATGGCGAGCTGAACGGGACCACTGTTGCCTGCGCGCTCCACGGTGCGGAGTTTGATCTGACAACTGGGAAGTGCGTGGGCGGAGTTCCCTGTGAAGACATCACCGCCTACGACGTGATCATCGATGAGGAAGGCGATATCTCGATCGGGATGGAACAGATTGACGAATAA